A single region of the Hylaeus volcanicus isolate JK05 chromosome 5, UHH_iyHylVolc1.0_haploid, whole genome shotgun sequence genome encodes:
- the LOC128877367 gene encoding serine proteinase stubble, protein MWDRQRQAWAVVLLGNVLMNTVIASPIYVPQFVPGSTGRNIRNLPCVSRRTGETGVCMFAFTCAKANGTHLGTCIDRFYFGSCCKIDDEPDTFPQDNSIDDGPPARPFVTTSGPIESNDIPEYFSRPKPINEKKPPATHTTQETINFYATQNSNTASTTIKETTKLVTKKPILATVETTTKPVRLSTFQTVQNVSKEDSTTESPLRITSGTVQLSQKTSVTTTETISATNKPVPTVSITQRPTTLETVTKVPSTTQTIAQTTKPITKKPIHSSVSHKPTRPATHKPTYTTIHKPLETTTLRPPQSSTERTTESTTSRTVFTTTQRTVPATRFPPRNTTTAKPSTQPTTRRPISSTKKPTISSSTKRPTSTTKKPTSHTKRPVTTAKPFVSSSFGTTLSVTTTKPFSTTTVKIQPNIGTTSESTSSSTGTKSSTPSSVLSKPTTPVTTRPVQKIKPTTVRTTSTTSKPQTTTTSRPKPTKISTTTTKPVSRPEYTTTTETTILLSTIDASTVAVTKPKPTLESTKPAKPTKPLSKPTSRPATTTSSTVSSSTMAETDQTSGTSSETTTSAYVAITKAPIANQTLEENPPTTHSPGLVTWTSSSDDATTKTPEISSTTTTPMDQTESEWTPLTTPDGWIMIQSLTTKKPPQTSEETTLKPIPESTLQPSTSTKPGTETVTEYITKRPTILTTLSTIASVTIDTXXXXMDQCLNSTILILAVCGRRLFPESRIVGGSRSSFGKWPWQISLRQWRTSTYLHKCGAALLNENWAITAAHCVENVPPSDLLLRIGEHDLANEDEPYGYQERRVQIVASHPQFDPRTFEYDLALLRFYEPLLPFQPNVLPICLPDDDESYVGRTAYVTGWGRLYDEGPLPSTLQEVAVPVINNTMCEGMYRNAGYIEHIPHIFICAGWKNGGFDSCEGDSGGPMVIQRARDKRWILAGVISWGIGCAVPNQPGVYTRISEFREWINQILQF, encoded by the exons GTACAGGAAGGAACATTAGGAACTTACCGTGCGTGTCACGCAGAACCGGCGAAACCGGCGTTTGCATGTTCGCGTTCACATGCGCGAAGGCGAACGGCACGCACCTCGGCACCTGCATCGATCGCTTCTACTTCGGTAGCTGCTGCAAGATCGACGACGAGCCTGACACTTTTCCTCAGGACAACAGCATCGACGACGGGCCGCCAGCAAGGCCGTTCGTCACGACCAGCGGGCCTATCGAGAGCAACGACATACCTGAGTACTTCTCAAGGCCGAAGCCGATCAACGAGAAGAAACCACCTGCAACGCACACCACTCAG GAAACGATCAACTTTTACGCCACGCAGAACAGTAACACAGCTTCGACGACGATAAAGGAAACGACGAAACTCGTAACGAAGAAGCCGATACTCGCAACAGTCGAAACGACCACGAAACCGGTTCGGTTATCGACCTTTCAAACCGTGCAAAATGTTTCGAAGGAGGATTCGACCACGGAAAGTCCGCTCAGAATCACCAGCGGTACTGTTCAGCTCTCACAAAAAACATCTGTCACGACGACGGAAACCATCAGTGCCACGAATAAGCCCGTACCGACCGTTTCGATCACGCAGAGGCCGACGACATTGGAAACCGTAACAAAAGTACCATCTACCACACAAACAATCGCTCAAACGACAAAGCCGATCACCAAGAAGCCAATTCACTCGTCCGTGTCTCATAAACCGACGCGTCCAGCGACGCATAAACCGACCTACACGACTATCCACAAACCTTTGGAAACGACCACGCTCAGACCTCCCCAATCTAGCACCGAAAGAACAACCGAGTCGACAACTTCGAGAACGGTGTTTACGACCACCCAGAGGACCGTCCCAGCGACCAGATTCCCGCCAAGAAATACGACGACTGCGAAACCATCGACTCAGCCTACAACCAGACGACCCATTAGCAGTACCAAGAAACCAACAATCAGCTCTAGCACAAAAAGGCCAACAAGCACCACGAAGAAACCGACTTCGCACACGAAGAGACCCGTCACTACTGCCAAACCATTCGTGAGTTCTAGTTTTGGTACCACGTTGTCCGTGACAACGACGAAGCCGTTCTCAACGACGACCGTCAAAATCCAACCAAACATTGGTACCACCAGCGAAAGCACATCGTCCTCGACCGGGACGAAATCCTCGACCCCTTCGTCCGTCCTTTCGAAACCTACCACGCCTGTCACGACGCGACCTGTTCAGAAAATCAAACCTACGACCGTGAGAACTACCTCCACAACATCCAAGCCCCAGACGACGACCACGTCGAGGCCGAAGCCGACGAAGATCAGCACAACGACCACGAAACCGGTGTCCCGACCAGAATACACGACCACTACTGAAACAACGATACTTCTATCGACGATCGATGCATCGACCGTTGCCGTCACCAAGCCCAAACCAACACTGGAGTCTACAAAGCCCGCGAAACCCACGAAACCGTTGAGTAAACCTACCAGCAGACCTGCTACTACGACCTCTTCGACCGTTTCGAGTTCTACCATGGCGGAAACCGATCAAACGTCTGGGACTTCCTCTGAAACGACTACGTCTGCGTACGTTGCAATAACGAAGGCGCCGATTGCCAATCAGACCCTGGAAGAGAACCCACCGACGACGCACTCGCCTGGACTCGTTACTTGGACGTCGAGTTCCGATGATGCGACTACGAAAACGCCAGAGATTTCTTCCACGACCACCACTCCGATGG ATCAAACCGAAAGCGAATGGACACCCCTCACCACTCCAGACGGTTGGATCATGATTCAATCGCTCACCACTAAAAAACCACCTCAGACTTCTGAAGAGACCACGCTAAAACCGATCCCAGAATCCACATTACAGCCTTCGACTTCCA CTAAACCTGGAACAGAAACAGTCACGGAGTACATCACGAAGAGGCCTACTATATTGACGACTCTGTCAACGATCGCTAGCGTAACGATAGACACAGNNNNNNNNNNTATGGATCAAT gCTTGAACTCAACGATCCTTATTCTTGCAGTGTGCGGAAGAAGATTGTTCCCAGAGTCTCGAATCGTTGGTGGCAGTCGCAGTTCTTTTGGAAAATGGCCATGGCAG aTCTCGTTACGACAATGGAGAACGTCTACGTATCTGCACAAGTGCGGCGCAGCTTTGCTCAACGAAAATTGGGCCATAACCGCAGCGCATTGCGTGGAAAA CGTACCGCCAAGCGACCTGTTGTTGAGGATCGGTGAACATGATCTCGCAAACGAAGACGAGCCGTACGGATACCAAGAGAGAAGAGTTCAAATTGTCGCTAGTCATCCGCAATTTGATCCCCGAACGTTCGAATACGACCTCGCTCTGTTAAGATTTTACGAGCCACTGTTGCCATTCCAACCGAACGTTTTGCCGATTTGTCTGCCGGACGATGACGAGTCCTACGTCGGACGCACGGCTTATGTCACTGGCTGGGGTAGACTTTATGACG AGGGGCCATTGCCGTCCACGCTTCAAGAGGTCGCTGTACCAGtcattaataatacaatgtgCGAGGGCATGTACAGAAACGCAGGATACATCGAACACATCcctcacatttttatttgcgcCGGTTGGAAAAACGGCGGATTCGACTCTTGCGAG GGCGACAGTGGAGGGCCAATGGTGATCCAGAGGGCGCGGGACAAACGATGGATCCTTGCTGGTGTGATCAGCTGGGGGATAGGTTGCGCTGTGCCGAACCAGCCAGGGGTTTACACTCGAATCTCCGAGTTCCGTGAATGGATCAACCAAATATTGCAATTCTAA